Proteins encoded by one window of Venturia canescens isolate UGA chromosome 2, ASM1945775v1, whole genome shotgun sequence:
- the LOC122407240 gene encoding 8-oxo-dGDP phosphatase NUDT18 gives MPDVIEEKISRVLAGQSVNEDDDLCDFSLVAQNEAIEAKGIQPTASSNYIPICQKTVTYIVAAVLFNESDEVLMIQEAKASCAGKWYLPAGRVEPNENLLDAVKREVLEETGLTMIPESLIMIECASGSWFRFVMAGKITGGVLKTPDQANEESLQAIWVQNVSELSLRSNDILPLIQRGRDYLSGANSPWHSPLLPISKPRSKLYLRLIVCIRKKATNRMHVLVSEKTSLHLPICEINPNRNLHSTLHKFMVEIFGDGVAQHRPHGLLSVEFSGGQDGDGLCFTLLVSFRPPLEEVAIIGKYVWHELSTNLADSLATRLPRNMTIPLNVVR, from the exons ATGCCAGATGttatcgaggaaaaaataagcCGCGTTCTCGCCGGTCAAAGTGTCAACGAAGATGACGATCTTTGCGATTTCAGCCTCGTAGCACAAAACGAAGCTATCG AAGCAAAAGGGATCCAACCTACTGCAAGTTCAAACTACATTCCCATATGCCAAAAAACAGTCACGTACATAGTAGCTGCAGTTTTATTCAACGAGAGTGACGAAGTATTGATGATTCAAGAAGCAAAGGCGTCGTGTGCAGGAAAATGGTATTTGCCTGCAGGTCGTGTTGAGcccaatgaaaatttgttggaTGCTGTAAAGCGTGAAGTTTTGGAGGAAACAGGCTTAACGATGATACCTGAATCACTGATAATGATAGAATGCGCAAGTGGTTCGTGGTTTCGTTTTGTAATGGCTGGTAAAATCACCGGAGGTGTTTTGAAAACCCCTGATCAAGCAAATGAGGAATCTTTGCAAGCAATTTGGGtacaaaatgtcagtgaattgtCCCTGAGATCAAACGATATTTTACCTTTGATACAGCGAGGCAGGGATTATCTTAGTGGAGCAAATTCACCTTGGCATTCTCCATTGTTACCTATTTCAAAACCACGCTCTAAACTCTATCTACGATTAATCGTttgcataagaaaaaaagcaac AAACAGAATGCACGTCTTGGTGTCAGAAAAAACTTCTCTACACTTGCCTATCTGTGAGATAAATCCGAACAGAAATTTGCACTCCACGCTGCATAAATTCATGGTC GAGATATTTGGGGACGGTGTGGCTCAGCACAGACCTCACGGTCTTCTGTCCGTAGAATTCAGCGGAGGTCAAGATGGTGATGGTCTTTGTTTTACTCTTCTCGTATCATTTCGACCACCACTCGAGGAAGTTGCAATCATTGGGAAATACGTTTGGCATGAACTTTCAACGAATCTCGCGGATTCACTCGCGACCCGATTGCCTCGTAATATGACCATACCATTGAACGTAGTTCGTTAG
- the LOC122407238 gene encoding transmembrane protein 39A isoform X2, with amino-acid sequence MPGGRRNPGGRGGPGGRMQFNVCPTSQSSNTVTNVNPNSLIDEKRLCESIGGRPLAPKHVPIPAVPVDGQLMFEALSLGISIVAACLQLLNLYRTVWWLPQSYNEYSLNFYLIDPYLLVFIVTMVARRFIYALLRRFIDAVSPARWLPAAQRMMRIVLLVLVVSVLLWCLYYMSERHNSMKVFYLCYPISVYFLMFGVSIGPFFDISTAPLYVKEDRKTKFLLDKPLHNCSLSAPAIRAEVSSLRSDFNRRLKRALFASSGSAYVCGIAPVIFVPPHLHFNITWVVQHIVLFWLGRLSAHFAQAYPVRYCDVLHRAALHLGRWSKVEGRNVHIPIQVWNDAVLWPHGSLVKHNKELYRSEGLCTAAEPGNSSHYRFHALFSSPTMLLCSLLGLQLLLVAVQLVILVRTVEWYQVLSMALLLVTNYYTLFKLARDYLVCWKVYRAEQIVQERTQAAITTVTQ; translated from the exons ATGCCTGGAGGTCGGAGAAATCCTGGTGGACGTGGTGGTCCTGGCGGACGAATGCAATTTAACGTGTGTCCCACTTCTCAATCAAGCAATACGGTTACAAATGTCAACCCCAACAGTTTAATCGACGAAAAAAGACTCTGTGAATCTATCGGAGGTCGACCGCTGGCTCCTAAACATGTTCCAATCCCAGCTGTCCCTGTTGACGGTCAACTCATGTTTGAAGCACTTTCTTTAGGAATTTCCATCGTAGCAGCCTGTCTCCAGCTTCTTAATCTCTATAGAACCGTTTGGTGGTTGCCACAATCGTATAACGAGTATAGTCTG AATTTCTATTTGATAGATCCATATCTTTTGGTTTTTATTGTCACAATGGTGGCAAGAAGATTCATTTATGCATTGCTAAGAAGATTCATAGATGCTGTTTCACCAGCAAGATGGTTACCGGCAGCTCAGAGAATGATGAG GATCGTTCTACTGGTACTGGTAGTCTCCGTACTCTTGTGGTGCCTGTATTACATGAGCGAGAGACACAATTCCATGAAAGTCTTTTATCTGTGTTATCC CATATCTGTCTATTTCCTAATGTTTGGTGTGAGTATTGGACCATTCTTCGATATTTCCACTGCTCCGCTCTATGTGAAAGAAGATCGGAAGACCAAGTTTTTACTCG ATAAACCACTGCACAATTGTTCTCTAAGTGCCCCTGCCATTAGAGCCGAAGTATCTAGTCTCAGATCGGATTTTAATCGTCGTCTGAAACGAGCCCTCTTTGCGTCGTCTGGAAGCGCGTACGTCTGTGGTATTGCACCAGTTATATTTGTACCTCCGCATCTACACTTCAATATTACATGGGTCGTACAGCATATTGTGCTATTCTGGCTGGGCCGTTTGAGTGCACATTTTGCACAGGCATATCCAGTGAG ATATTGTGACGTTTTGCATAGAGCAGCCTTACATTTGGGCCGATGGTCTAAGGTCGAAGGGCGCAATGTTCATATTCCGATTCAAGTGTGGAACGATGCGGTATTATGGCCTCATGGATCCCTCGTTAAGCACAACAAGGAGTTGTACCGTTCCGAAGGACTTTGTACAGCCGCTGAACCCGGAAACTCAAGTCATTATAGGTTTCAT GCTTTATTCAGTAGTCCAACAATGTTATTGTGTTCCTTGCTGGGTCTCCAATTATTGCTCGTTGCTGTACAGCTGGTAATACTTGTGCGAACTGTTGAATGGTACCAGGTATTATCGATGGCGTTACTTTTGGTAACGAATTATTATACTCTCTTCAAACTCGCTAGAGATTATCTTGTATGTTGGAAAGTGTACAGAGCCGAACAAATAGTACAAGAACGTACGCAAGCTGCCATAACAACTGTAACTCAATAA
- the LOC122407238 gene encoding transmembrane protein 39A isoform X1 yields MPGGRRNPGGRGGPGGRMQFNVCPTSQSSNTVTNVNPNSLIDEKRLCESIGGRPLAPKHVPIPAVPVDGQLMFEALSLGISIVAACLQLLNLYRTVWWLPQSYNEYSLNFYLIDPYLLVFIVTMVARRFIYALLRRFIDAVSPARWLPAAQRMMRIVLLVLVVSVLLWCLYYMSERHNSMKVFYLCYPSISVYFLMFGVSIGPFFDISTAPLYVKEDRKTKFLLDKPLHNCSLSAPAIRAEVSSLRSDFNRRLKRALFASSGSAYVCGIAPVIFVPPHLHFNITWVVQHIVLFWLGRLSAHFAQAYPVRYCDVLHRAALHLGRWSKVEGRNVHIPIQVWNDAVLWPHGSLVKHNKELYRSEGLCTAAEPGNSSHYRFHALFSSPTMLLCSLLGLQLLLVAVQLVILVRTVEWYQVLSMALLLVTNYYTLFKLARDYLVCWKVYRAEQIVQERTQAAITTVTQ; encoded by the exons ATGCCTGGAGGTCGGAGAAATCCTGGTGGACGTGGTGGTCCTGGCGGACGAATGCAATTTAACGTGTGTCCCACTTCTCAATCAAGCAATACGGTTACAAATGTCAACCCCAACAGTTTAATCGACGAAAAAAGACTCTGTGAATCTATCGGAGGTCGACCGCTGGCTCCTAAACATGTTCCAATCCCAGCTGTCCCTGTTGACGGTCAACTCATGTTTGAAGCACTTTCTTTAGGAATTTCCATCGTAGCAGCCTGTCTCCAGCTTCTTAATCTCTATAGAACCGTTTGGTGGTTGCCACAATCGTATAACGAGTATAGTCTG AATTTCTATTTGATAGATCCATATCTTTTGGTTTTTATTGTCACAATGGTGGCAAGAAGATTCATTTATGCATTGCTAAGAAGATTCATAGATGCTGTTTCACCAGCAAGATGGTTACCGGCAGCTCAGAGAATGATGAG GATCGTTCTACTGGTACTGGTAGTCTCCGTACTCTTGTGGTGCCTGTATTACATGAGCGAGAGACACAATTCCATGAAAGTCTTTTATCTGTGTTATCC AAGCATATCTGTCTATTTCCTAATGTTTGGTGTGAGTATTGGACCATTCTTCGATATTTCCACTGCTCCGCTCTATGTGAAAGAAGATCGGAAGACCAAGTTTTTACTCG ATAAACCACTGCACAATTGTTCTCTAAGTGCCCCTGCCATTAGAGCCGAAGTATCTAGTCTCAGATCGGATTTTAATCGTCGTCTGAAACGAGCCCTCTTTGCGTCGTCTGGAAGCGCGTACGTCTGTGGTATTGCACCAGTTATATTTGTACCTCCGCATCTACACTTCAATATTACATGGGTCGTACAGCATATTGTGCTATTCTGGCTGGGCCGTTTGAGTGCACATTTTGCACAGGCATATCCAGTGAG ATATTGTGACGTTTTGCATAGAGCAGCCTTACATTTGGGCCGATGGTCTAAGGTCGAAGGGCGCAATGTTCATATTCCGATTCAAGTGTGGAACGATGCGGTATTATGGCCTCATGGATCCCTCGTTAAGCACAACAAGGAGTTGTACCGTTCCGAAGGACTTTGTACAGCCGCTGAACCCGGAAACTCAAGTCATTATAGGTTTCAT GCTTTATTCAGTAGTCCAACAATGTTATTGTGTTCCTTGCTGGGTCTCCAATTATTGCTCGTTGCTGTACAGCTGGTAATACTTGTGCGAACTGTTGAATGGTACCAGGTATTATCGATGGCGTTACTTTTGGTAACGAATTATTATACTCTCTTCAAACTCGCTAGAGATTATCTTGTATGTTGGAAAGTGTACAGAGCCGAACAAATAGTACAAGAACGTACGCAAGCTGCCATAACAACTGTAACTCAATAA
- the LOC122407237 gene encoding protein argonaute-2-like encodes MGKKGKKKGNNEPDSGKAEAGSSTQQQQPQPAQQQQQQRQPQQQQQQQRQPQQQQQQQRQPQQQQQQQQQHQPQQQQQQRQPQQYQQQQQRQPQHQQQQQQRQPQQQQQPQWSAPSVAQITADVAQLNVGDGGRQNAGQGRGRGGRSGEQPRGAWGQGQGRAEQRESAPAHIPGMAQPPQGHGRGRGGRRDQPRPGGQQQPAQIPGMAQPPQQSYQRGDGDGKQAYRQRDPSAVSSIGDTASVKSGSSEGKDKGKKPGATQPAPRVSPAKTTLSATLQANYYNQIPKRKVPNRGGKEGRPITVETNMMPIIFKPNFARTVIHYDVKLDPDKPKFMYRAVVEAVRMNHYRNLYPAFDGRCNLFSTGVLPFGDNLTTEVVVLNKERQKDMTFKVSLTRAQDIDMSWLPQVRPGFAENERSQIAIQALDVILRSAAIRQNCTTVGRSFFSAPTGRVVELGNGMDLWVGTFQSAVLGWKPYFNVDVAHKAFPRSQRVTDLFQEMCGDPRSNQPVTPRDIEYNRHKLASFLKGLKVTYEIPGHPTSRRTMGVNDLGRDARSANFELDDGTVTTVENYFAKVKKYRIQQPLFPTLWVGSRNKTILIPAELCVIEPGQVTQKKMDERQTSTMIKYAATDAQTRKRKIMEGFAKMRTNEDPAMREFGVSIGGEFEKVNARVLNPPTLKGKGDMIVRKGVWRASGFFTPVTLPSKSWTILNLNDRTREDSLRNMVGCLMNGGRAVGMSIEEPLTPFKNMRAPMRDVREIIQFFNDKKEDGLKLIIVVVPDKTGPVYSKVKQVAELNVGILTQCIKAVTVERKMNDATAGNILLKINSKLNGTNQIFAPGKRPPCLAEPCMIVGADVTHPSPDAVGIPSIAAVAASHDPNAFRYNIKIQLQPPKTEIILNLEQIVKEQLLFFFKATGHKPAHIIFYRDGVSEGQFPQVMHHELQAIRNACKKLGGASTYEPHITFLVVQKRHHIRLFPTDPRNSDDRNGNVQAGTVVDTDITHPSHIDFYLVSHASIQGTARPTKYRCLWDDRGMSEDEIEQLTYYLCHMFSRCTRSVSYPAPTYYAHLAAFRARALINEVDIRLNNLEEEQRMKMTIKDDIIVKNPMFFV; translated from the exons atggggaaaaaag GAAAAAAGAAGGGAAATAATGAGCCAGATTCAGGAAAAGCTGAGGCAGGCTCTTCAACGCAACAGCAACAACCCCAACCAgcacaacaacagcagcagcagcgacaacctcaacaacaacagcagcagcagcgacaacctcaacaacaacagcagcagcagcgacaacctcaacaacagcagcagcagcagcagcaacatcAACctcaacaacaacagcagcagcgacAACCTCAACAataccagcagcagcagcaacgtCAACCTCAacatcaacagcagcagcagcaacgtCAACctcaacagcaacagcaacctCAGTGGAGTGCACCCTCTGTGGCTCAAATTACAGCAGACGTTGCTCAATTAAATGTTGGTGACGGTGGACGTCAAAATGCAGGTCAAGGTCGAGGCCGTGGCGGTCGTAGTGGAGAACAACCCAGAGGTGCATGGGGACAAGGACAAGGTCGTGCCGAACAAAGAGAAAGTGCTCCAGCTCATATTCCTGGAATGGCACAACCACCTCAGGGTCACGGACGAGGTCGTGGCGGACGAAGAGATCAACCCAGACCTGGGGGACAACAACAACCAGCACAAATTCCTGGAATGGCACAACCACCTCAACAAAGTTACCAAAGAGGAGATGGTGATGGAAAACAAGCTTATCGACAG CGCGACCCTTCAGCTGTATCTTCCATAGGGGACACTGCCTCAGTAAAGAGTGGAAGTTCGGAGGGGAAAGACAAAGGGAAAAAGCCAGGAGCAACTcag CCGGCTCCTCGTGTGTCACCTGCGAAGACTACGTTATCGGCGACCTTACAGGCTAATTATTATAATCAAATACCAAAACGCAAAGTTCCGAATCGCGGGGGAAAAGAGGGACGACCTATAACGGTCGAAACTAACATGATGCCAATAATCTTCAAACCTAATTTCGCTCGCACTGTGATCCATTATGATGTTAAACTGGATCCAGATAAGCCAAAATTCATGTATCGTGCGGTCGTAGAAGCCGTCAGGATGAACCATTACCGCAATCTGTACCCGGCCTTCGACGGTCGATGCAATCTTTTCTCCACTGGTGTCTTGCCGTTCGGCGATAAT TTGACCACAGAGGTAGTGGTTCTGAACAAAGAGCGACAAAAAGACATGACCTTCAAAGTTTCTCTGACTAGAGCCCAAGATATCGATATGTCTTGGTTACCGCAAGTGAGACCGGGATTCGCGGAGAACGAAAGATCCCAAATCGCCATACAGGCACTCGATGTTATTCTCCGTTCGGCCGCCATTCGCCAAAATTGCACAACG GTTGGAAGATCCTTCTTCAGTGCACCGACTGGAAGAGTAGTGGAATTGGGAAATGGTATGGATCTGTGGGTTGGAACATTCCAATCAGCGGTACTCGGCTGGAAACCCTATTTCAATGTCGATG TTGCCCACAAGGCATTCCCACGTAGTCAAAGAGTGACGGATTTATTCCAAGAAATGTGTGGCGATCCTCGAAGTAATCAGCCAGTCACCCCGAGAGATATCGAGTACAACAGGCACAAACTCGCAAGTTTTCTGAAAGGTCTGAAAGTCACTTACGAAATACCGGGGCATCCAACCTCAAGACGTACAATGGGCGTCAACGATCTCGGCAGAGATGCAAGATCCGCAAACTTTGAACTGGACGACGGAACGGTTACGACAGTTGAAAACTATTTCgccaaagtgaaaaaatataggATTCAACAGCCACTTTTTCCAACACTTTGGGTTGGTTCGAGGAACAAAACCATTCTCATTCCGGCAGAA CTATGCGTGATAGAACCCGGTCAAGTGACACAAAAGAAAATGGATGAAAGGCAGACGTCGACCATGATCAAATATGCAGCAACCGATGCTCAAACTcgcaaacgaaaaataatggaaggc TTCGCAAAAATGCGCACTAACGAAGACCCGGCAATGAGGGAATTTGGTGTTTCCATTGGGGGAGAATTTGAAAAGGTGAATGCGCGCGTTCTCAATCCGCCAACGCTCAAAGGGAAAGGGGATATGATTGTTAGAAAAGGAGTATGGAGAGCAAGTGGTTTTTTCACTCCTGTGACATTGCCCAGCAAGTCCTGGACAATTCTCAACTTGAACGATAGAACTCGAGAAGACTCTTTGAGAAACATGGTCGGATGCTTAATGAATGGAG GCAGAGCTGTCGGTATGAGTATTGAAGAACCTTTAACTCCTTTCAAAAATATGAGAGCTCCAATGCGAGATGTACGAGAAATAATACAATTCTTTAACGACAAAAAGGAAGACGGACTCAAACTCATAATTGTCGTTGTACCGGATAAAACTGGCCCGGTTTACA GCAAAGTTAAGCAAGTCGCGGAATTAAACGTTGGAATATTGACCCAATGTATCAAAGCTGTCACGGTTGAGAGGAAGATGAATGACGCGACCGCCGGAAATATTTTGCtcaaaatcaattcaaaaCTCAACGGAACCAATCAAATTTTCGCACCCGGGAAGCG ACCACCCTGCTTGGCCGAACCTTGCATGATTGTGGGCGCCGATGTGACTCATCCATCCCCAGACGCAGTGGGAATACCTTCCATAGCGGCG GTCGCCGCGAGTCACGACCCAAACGCCTTCAGATACAATATTAAAATACAACTCCAACCACCGAAAACCGAAATAATACTTAATCTCGAACAAATTGTAAAGGAACAGTTATTATTCTTCTTCAAAGCGACTGGGCACAAGCCAGCACATATAATATTTTATCG AGATGGTGTGAGCGAAGGTCAGTTCCCTCAAGTGATGCATCACGAACTTCAAGCGATACGTAACGCCTGTAAAAAACTTGGAGGAGCCTCGACTTACGAACCACACATCACTTTTCTCGTCGTGCAGAAAAGACATCACATTCGATTGTTCCCTACCGATCCACGGAACTCCGACGATAGAAATGGCAACGTTCAAGCCGGGACTGTTGTTGACACCGATATTACGCATCCGTCTCATATCGATTTTTACCTCGTTTCGCACGCCAGTATTCAG GGAACTGCTCGACCGACAAAATATCGGTGCCTCTGGGACGACCGCGGAATGTCAGAAGATGAGATCGAACAATTGACTTATTATTTGTGTCACATGTTTTCACGATGCACACGATCTGTGAGTTATCCGGCACCAACTTATTACGCGCATCTCGCAGCGTTCCGGGCCCGAGCTCTCATTAACGA GGTCGACATTCGTTTGAACAATCTCGAGGAAGAacaacgaatgaaaatgacCATCAAAGATGACATTATCGTCAAAAATCCAAtgtttttcgtataa